A single region of the Cereibacter sphaeroides 2.4.1 genome encodes:
- the flgP gene encoding flagellar assembly lipoprotein FlgP has protein sequence MPVRPPSVRLAGLVLPMLAACAPGPRAVDALPADAGPRVAELARMKDANDRLDGRSAGRSAGLIAVTPKPLVTGIGFAAVAGQPGHTLNERRLIAIRAAKIEAMRDLAEQVHGLRLDARTTVRDAVAVDDQIAGAVAGTIRGARLVRVTPKGSDSYEVELALDADAVGYIVKAARQR, from the coding sequence ATGCCCGTCCGTCCGCCCTCCGTCCGCCTTGCCGGACTGGTCCTGCCGATGCTCGCAGCCTGCGCGCCGGGGCCGCGCGCGGTCGATGCGCTGCCCGCCGACGCGGGCCCCCGCGTGGCCGAGCTTGCGCGGATGAAGGATGCCAACGACAGGCTCGACGGGCGGAGCGCAGGCCGAAGCGCGGGCCTCATCGCGGTGACGCCGAAGCCGCTCGTGACCGGCATCGGATTTGCCGCCGTCGCGGGCCAGCCGGGTCACACGCTGAACGAGCGCCGCCTGATAGCCATCCGCGCCGCCAAGATCGAGGCGATGCGCGATCTGGCCGAGCAGGTGCATGGCCTCCGTCTCGATGCGCGCACCACAGTGCGCGATGCGGTGGCGGTGGACGACCAGATCGCGGGCGCGGTCGCGGGCACCATCCGGGGCGCGCGGCTCGTGCGCGTCACGCCGAAGGGCAGCGACAGCTACGAGGTCGAGCTCGCCCTCGACGCCGATGCGGTGGGCTATATCGTGAAGGCGGCACGGCAGCGGTGA
- the flgA gene encoding flagellar basal body P-ring formation chaperone FlgA, with protein MSVRLLPLLLLLAAPAAAQGLSGAETAALVAAAMARAGVPGAPPVPVRALPPCSHTPHVEALNGSWSTAELRCDAPAWKRALRTSAPASPAPRAPDAADAAFAGVALIRPLARGSVIAAEDLASGPESARWHADLIGRRLKVALAPGQPVLPRHLEPDWLVTRGGPVALRVAAGPIEVLAPAEALEDGALGDLVEVRNLSSGATLRATVTARNLAEVRPNMR; from the coding sequence GTGAGCGTGCGTCTGCTTCCGCTTCTCCTCCTGCTGGCCGCACCGGCCGCGGCGCAGGGCCTTTCCGGCGCCGAGACCGCGGCGCTGGTCGCCGCCGCGATGGCACGCGCGGGCGTGCCGGGCGCGCCGCCGGTGCCGGTGCGCGCCCTGCCGCCCTGCAGCCACACGCCCCATGTGGAGGCGCTGAACGGCAGCTGGAGCACGGCCGAACTGCGCTGCGACGCCCCCGCCTGGAAGCGCGCCCTGCGCACCTCCGCGCCCGCCTCCCCTGCGCCCCGCGCACCCGACGCGGCGGACGCGGCCTTTGCGGGGGTCGCGCTCATCCGCCCCCTCGCCCGCGGCAGCGTGATCGCGGCCGAGGATCTGGCGTCGGGGCCAGAGTCCGCGCGCTGGCACGCCGATCTGATCGGACGCCGCCTGAAGGTCGCGCTCGCCCCGGGCCAGCCGGTCCTGCCCCGCCATCTCGAGCCCGACTGGCTGGTGACCCGCGGCGGCCCCGTGGCGCTGCGCGTCGCGGCCGGCCCGATCGAGGTGCTGGCCCCGGCCGAAGCTCTCGAGGATGGCGCGCTCGGCGATCTCGTCGAGGTGCGCAACCTCTCCAGCGGCGCCACCCTGCGCGCCACCGTCACCGCGCGCAATTTGGCCGAGGTTCGGCCTAACATGCGCTGA
- a CDS encoding SEL1-like repeat protein, translated as MRGAALLCLALSVGAATASETGADPFDAAIAAFRAGDAGRAAVLFKTLAEAGEAEAQFNLALLYAEGAGLPQNPREALYWAWRAQIAGIPRAEALSQRLTAALPDEARADLAERLERVLAPGIAAGDARAMFGLARVLLQLRPEPDAKRAYEWLAIAAALGLPEAQGARDAALAEVPEPDRFAVQDGALAAFAEWCRAASHPAVACAAAG; from the coding sequence ATGAGGGGGGCGGCGCTCCTCTGCCTCGCGCTGAGCGTGGGTGCGGCGACCGCGTCCGAGACCGGGGCCGATCCGTTCGACGCGGCGATCGCCGCCTTCCGCGCGGGCGATGCGGGGCGGGCGGCGGTGCTGTTCAAGACCCTGGCCGAGGCGGGCGAGGCCGAGGCGCAGTTCAACCTCGCGCTTCTCTATGCCGAGGGGGCGGGCCTGCCGCAGAACCCGCGCGAGGCGCTCTACTGGGCGTGGCGGGCGCAGATCGCGGGCATCCCGCGGGCCGAGGCGCTGTCGCAGCGCCTGACGGCCGCGCTGCCCGACGAGGCGCGCGCCGATCTTGCGGAGCGGCTGGAGAGGGTGCTGGCGCCGGGGATCGCCGCGGGCGACGCGCGGGCCATGTTCGGCCTCGCGCGCGTCCTGCTGCAACTGCGGCCCGAGCCGGATGCGAAGCGCGCCTATGAATGGCTCGCCATCGCGGCTGCCCTCGGGCTGCCCGAGGCGCAGGGCGCGCGCGATGCGGCGCTGGCGGAAGTGCCCGAGCCGGACCGGTTCGCGGTGCAGGACGGCGCGCTTGCGGCTTTTGCGGAATGGTGCCGGGCGGCGAGCCACCCGGCCGTGGCCTGCGCCGCCGCAGGCTGA
- the flgM gene encoding flagellar biosynthesis anti-sigma factor FlgM, which produces MVESVVPTPGPSRLERLKDTQTRVDRSLAGAATGSARASGETVELSAAALATPEELRSGPPVDLELVQKIKDAIAEGKYPVDLERITDALFADYLDLKL; this is translated from the coding sequence ATGGTCGAATCCGTCGTCCCCACACCCGGTCCAAGCCGCCTCGAACGCCTGAAGGACACCCAGACACGGGTGGACCGATCCCTTGCGGGGGCCGCCACGGGCTCCGCCAGGGCGTCGGGAGAAACGGTCGAGCTGAGTGCCGCCGCCCTGGCCACGCCGGAGGAGCTGCGCTCGGGTCCGCCCGTCGATCTCGAACTGGTGCAGAAGATCAAGGACGCGATCGCCGAAGGGAAATATCCCGTCGACCTCGAACGCATCACCGATGCGCTCTTTGCGGACTATCTCGATCTGAAGCTCTGA
- the flhA gene encoding flagellar biosynthesis protein FlhA, protein MSAVAARDGWGARLGGMTLPLGILAVVAMMVLPLPVALLDLFFVGNILLSLVILMVALHTFRPLDFSSFPSILLVATVLRLALNVASTRIVLSHGHTGHDAAGKVIEAFGSFVIGGNFVVGAFVFAILVIINLVVITKGAGRVSEVSARFTLDAMPGKQMAIDADLNAGLLNPDEARERRADVAAEADFYGAMDGASKFVKGDAMAGILILIINIVGGIIIGTLQHGLGVMQAAETYVLLSIGDGLVAQIPSLLLSIATAIIVTRVSSTTDMSVLIGKQMGIGRAWVPVAAVMLILGLTPGMPNLLFLLGGAAAAAMAWVAFAREGAGAKGTAAAGGAQPAVEAGAAPGPEAITTEDVTDYAPISLQIGYGLIPLAGDNGGALVARITAIRRDVSKALGFVVPGVRIRDDLGLAPNQYRIRVGQAILAEDTVYPDRKLALPGGASRRKLNGIAVRDPSFGLEASWILPHQVAEAEADDHVVVEPESVIATHLSQILVKHAAQLIGQDDVQGLVDNLARTAPTLVQSVVPKLVPLHVLTAVLKALLADRIPVSDMRRILEGLSDLAGRSLQPADMAEALRPALVPLLLQQMGSVSQPLPLITLEPDLEQLLLRSRRQGDEMLLVDNGLAQSLLTALSERLETASGQGKQAAVIVAQPLRRAFAAFVRPHLPDAVVIGMGELPEARRVEVLGTVGGAPALPPGAAR, encoded by the coding sequence ATGAGCGCCGTCGCTGCCCGCGATGGCTGGGGCGCGCGGCTCGGCGGCATGACGCTGCCGCTGGGCATCCTCGCCGTGGTCGCGATGATGGTGCTGCCGCTGCCGGTGGCGCTGCTCGACCTCTTCTTCGTGGGCAACATCCTGTTGTCGCTCGTGATCCTGATGGTGGCGCTGCACACCTTCCGGCCGCTCGATTTCTCGAGCTTCCCGAGCATCCTGCTGGTGGCGACGGTGCTGCGGCTGGCGCTGAACGTGGCCTCGACGCGGATCGTGCTGAGCCACGGCCATACGGGCCACGATGCGGCGGGCAAGGTCATCGAGGCCTTCGGCTCGTTCGTGATCGGCGGCAATTTCGTCGTGGGCGCCTTCGTCTTCGCGATCCTCGTCATCATCAACCTCGTCGTCATCACCAAGGGTGCGGGGCGGGTGTCCGAGGTGTCCGCGCGCTTCACGCTCGACGCGATGCCCGGCAAGCAGATGGCCATCGATGCCGACCTGAACGCGGGCCTCCTGAACCCCGACGAGGCACGCGAGCGCCGCGCGGACGTGGCCGCCGAAGCGGATTTCTACGGCGCCATGGACGGGGCCTCGAAATTCGTGAAGGGCGATGCGATGGCGGGGATCCTGATCCTCATCATCAACATCGTGGGCGGCATCATCATCGGCACGCTCCAGCACGGGCTGGGGGTGATGCAGGCGGCCGAGACCTATGTGCTGCTCTCGATCGGCGACGGGCTCGTGGCGCAGATCCCCTCGCTCCTCCTGTCGATCGCGACGGCGATCATCGTCACGCGCGTCTCCTCGACCACGGACATGAGCGTGCTGATCGGCAAGCAGATGGGCATCGGCCGGGCCTGGGTGCCGGTGGCGGCGGTCATGCTGATCCTCGGGCTCACGCCCGGGATGCCCAACCTGCTGTTCCTCTTGGGCGGGGCCGCTGCCGCTGCCATGGCCTGGGTCGCCTTCGCGCGCGAGGGGGCGGGGGCGAAGGGCACGGCTGCGGCCGGGGGGGCGCAGCCCGCGGTTGAGGCGGGGGCGGCACCCGGGCCCGAGGCGATCACCACCGAGGATGTGACCGATTACGCGCCCATCTCGCTTCAGATCGGCTACGGGCTCATCCCGCTTGCGGGCGACAACGGCGGGGCGCTGGTGGCGCGGATCACGGCGATCCGGCGCGACGTGTCGAAGGCGCTCGGCTTCGTGGTGCCGGGCGTGCGCATCCGCGACGATCTGGGCCTCGCGCCGAACCAGTATCGGATCCGGGTGGGGCAGGCGATCCTCGCCGAGGACACGGTCTATCCCGACCGCAAGCTCGCGCTGCCCGGCGGCGCCTCGCGGCGCAAGCTGAACGGGATCGCGGTGCGCGATCCGAGTTTCGGTCTCGAGGCCTCGTGGATCCTGCCGCATCAGGTGGCCGAGGCCGAGGCGGACGATCATGTGGTGGTCGAGCCCGAGTCGGTGATCGCGACCCATCTGAGCCAGATCCTCGTCAAGCACGCGGCGCAGCTGATCGGGCAGGACGACGTGCAGGGGCTGGTGGACAACCTCGCCCGCACAGCGCCCACCCTGGTGCAGTCGGTGGTGCCGAAGCTCGTTCCGCTTCACGTCCTGACGGCGGTGCTCAAGGCGCTGCTGGCCGACCGGATCCCGGTCTCGGACATGCGGCGCATCCTCGAGGGTCTGTCCGATCTGGCCGGGCGGAGCCTGCAGCCTGCCGACATGGCCGAGGCGCTGCGTCCGGCGCTCGTCCCGCTCCTCCTGCAGCAGATGGGCTCGGTCAGCCAGCCGCTGCCGCTGATCACGCTCGAGCCAGATCTCGAGCAGCTCCTGCTGCGCTCGCGCCGGCAGGGCGACGAGATGCTTCTGGTGGACAACGGTCTGGCGCAGTCGCTGCTGACGGCGCTTTCCGAGCGGCTCGAGACCGCCTCGGGACAGGGCAAGCAGGCCGCGGTGATCGTGGCCCAGCCGCTCCGGCGCGCCTTCGCGGCCTTCGTGCGCCCGCATCTGCCCGATGCGGTGGTGATCGGCATGGGCGAGCTGCCCGAGGCCCGCCGCGTCGAGGTGCTGGGCACGGTCGGCGGCGCGCCCGCGCTGCCGCCGGGGGCGGCGAGGTAG
- a CDS encoding flagellar assembly protein T N-terminal domain-containing protein: MRRLLLLLLALLLAPLAASADSPAVRVEAEGFAMVAGPGDRDAARRRAVSDALLAAALAAGADVSGHTAVNRGIVTSDVAIVRSVGRILRHRILSETLSGATWRVRIEALVGEGPGPLCPVRTLIVTAYPATLAVDPHAPAWSGELARTIAERLVERLALHPAASLSRVAERRPTRLGRGGEAFDYQSLTQGSVRLPANGHGFLPTIRLRRVAGPRLELALELKLVAADGTASVQQFVRRVPLPRPSLLGDLSVLVQPQREALASALLEGSDRALDALFDRAGCEPASARLVAAGGLLEVPVGQANGLTPGSLAFTADGGSTEILEIVALRSGSARLRPLDPTRPPAAFAGRRVQFVETGR, encoded by the coding sequence GTGAGACGGCTTCTCCTCCTCCTCCTCGCGCTCCTCCTCGCGCCTCTGGCCGCCTCGGCCGACAGCCCCGCCGTCCGGGTCGAGGCCGAGGGCTTCGCCATGGTCGCGGGCCCCGGAGACCGCGATGCCGCCCGCCGCCGCGCCGTGTCCGACGCGCTGCTCGCCGCGGCCCTTGCGGCCGGGGCGGATGTCTCGGGCCACACGGCCGTCAACCGCGGCATCGTCACCTCCGACGTGGCCATCGTGCGCAGCGTGGGCCGGATCCTGCGCCACCGGATCCTCTCCGAGACGCTGAGCGGCGCCACCTGGCGCGTGCGGATCGAGGCGCTGGTGGGCGAAGGGCCGGGGCCGCTCTGCCCGGTGCGCACGCTGATCGTCACCGCCTACCCCGCCACCCTCGCCGTCGATCCGCATGCGCCCGCATGGTCGGGCGAGCTGGCCCGGACCATCGCGGAGCGGCTGGTCGAGCGGCTGGCCCTCCATCCGGCGGCCTCCCTCTCCCGCGTGGCCGAGCGGCGGCCCACGCGCCTCGGGCGCGGCGGCGAGGCCTTCGACTACCAGAGCCTCACGCAGGGCTCGGTGCGCCTGCCCGCCAACGGCCACGGCTTCCTGCCCACCATCCGCCTCCGCCGCGTGGCCGGCCCGCGCCTCGAGCTCGCGCTCGAGCTGAAGCTGGTGGCCGCCGACGGCACGGCCTCGGTGCAGCAGTTCGTCCGCCGCGTGCCCCTGCCCCGGCCCTCGCTTCTGGGAGACCTCTCGGTCCTCGTCCAGCCGCAGCGCGAGGCGCTGGCTTCGGCGCTGCTCGAAGGCTCCGACCGGGCGCTCGACGCGCTCTTCGACCGCGCGGGCTGCGAGCCCGCCTCGGCGCGGCTCGTGGCGGCGGGGGGCCTTCTCGAGGTGCCGGTGGGACAGGCCAACGGCCTCACGCCGGGCAGCCTCGCCTTCACCGCGGACGGCGGCTCGACCGAGATCCTCGAGATCGTGGCGCTCCGGTCCGGGTCGGCACGGCTCCGGCCGCTCGATCCCACGCGCCCGCCCGCCGCCTTCGCCGGCCGCCGCGTGCAGTTCGTGGAGACCGGCCGGTGA
- a CDS encoding sigma-70 family RNA polymerase sigma factor, whose amino-acid sequence MIHARGYAEQTQTPERLVRAHMDLVRRIAWNLHARIGRKVEIDDLIQVGYMGLVDASRRYEPREGVSFAAYAAIRIRGSIMDFLRSNSALCRTTILMQQKVKAAVQRLEGRLMRAPETPEVAAELSMPVGEYQDWLAQFAGSQTASLDEVYDDQSALFEGHDPSAEDRLQASQMRGLLRQALGRMPEREALLLQLIFVEELNVYEVGEILGVTTGRVSQIKKAAIERLRGLIDALQGEV is encoded by the coding sequence ATGATCCATGCACGCGGATATGCCGAGCAGACCCAGACGCCCGAGCGGCTGGTGCGCGCCCACATGGACCTCGTGCGGCGCATCGCCTGGAACCTGCACGCGCGGATCGGCCGCAAGGTCGAGATCGACGACCTGATCCAGGTGGGCTACATGGGCCTCGTGGATGCAAGCCGCCGCTACGAGCCGCGCGAGGGCGTGAGCTTCGCCGCCTATGCCGCCATCCGCATCCGCGGCTCGATCATGGATTTCCTGCGCTCGAACTCGGCGCTGTGCCGTACGACGATCCTCATGCAGCAGAAGGTCAAGGCCGCGGTCCAGCGTCTCGAGGGCCGGCTCATGCGCGCGCCCGAGACGCCGGAGGTGGCGGCCGAGCTGTCGATGCCGGTGGGCGAATATCAGGACTGGCTCGCGCAGTTCGCAGGCAGCCAGACCGCCTCGCTGGACGAGGTCTACGACGACCAGTCCGCGCTGTTCGAAGGCCACGATCCCTCGGCCGAGGATCGTCTGCAGGCCAGCCAGATGCGCGGGCTCCTGCGGCAGGCCCTGGGCAGGATGCCGGAACGCGAGGCCCTGCTGCTGCAGCTCATCTTCGTCGAGGAGTTGAACGTTTATGAGGTGGGCGAGATCCTCGGCGTCACGACCGGCCGGGTGTCGCAGATCAAGAAGGCCGCCATCGAGCGGCTGCGGGGCCTGATCGACGCCCTGCAGGGCGAGGTCTGA